The sequence below is a genomic window from Planctomycetia bacterium.
GGAGCCACGGCGCTCGCTATCGGGAACAGTGGCAAGTTGGGCGATGCCGCGACCGGTGGGCATGCGGTCGGCGGACATGCGGCACGCCGAGATGCCACCGGCGACTGCTGCGACTCATGCGACCAACCGCGATCTCACGACACCTCCCGGATCGCTTGGGCCACACTCATGGCTCGGGTGGGCGAGGAGTTTCCGCTCCAGTGCCCGGCGTGCCGCCTCCGCTTTGCCCTGCGCGAGGCCCGCCCACCTACTGGGAAGAGCTCGGACAAGCCCACGACGACCGGGCATTCTTCCAAGCGACGGATAGACGAACTGCCCGTGATCGACATCCACAGGCTCTGAGCGGTGCCGGACGCGAGGGCACCACCAAGCCACCAGACTCGGAGAGACTCCGCGCCGACACGAGAAAAACGCCACTCCAGAGAGATAAGGCAGCCGATCCCGGGAACCGCTTTTTGGGCCGGGGCAGGCCCGGGAGGCGGGAGCAACCGGCTCACGAGCCGCTCGTCAGCCGGGTGAGCGTTGCCGCAGTGCCATTGACCGGGCTATCCTGCGATCATGCCCCGAGACAGAACGTGGATCACCTGTGCATGCTGTGGCCATAAGACCGTCACGGATGAGTGGGATACCTGCTCAATCTGTGGCTGGTGTTGCTATTTTCCGCAGGAATGCGGCCCCGATATTTCGGGCTTTGGCAATGGACGCTTGACCCTCCGCAAAACGCAGCAGACCTTCTTAACGTGTGGCAATTGTGCGGGGACGCCTGAGGTGCTGACCGGCCGCCGGCGGAGACGTCGCCACCCACGCCTGTCGGAGCTCCAACGCGATCCTGAGTGGCGTGCGTTCCCTGCGAAGCGAAATCCCGTCGAAGACGCCACGGCCTGGCGGCGGACGATCGTGCGCCTGTACATGGATTGCCCCTGTTGCGGCTACGAGACGCATGTGTCGACAGGCCACGAGTGCCGCATCTGTCGCTACTATTTCAGCTGTCATGCAGGCATTGGAGACGCAGACTCGCGACACCCGAAGACAAACCGCGGGCTGTCGTTGCGCGAATGCCAACAAAACTTTCTCAAGTACGGGGCGTACTCGCCGGAAGTCGCACACCTGCGGACCGAGCCGGGACCGGGCGATGAGCGGAGGCTGCACTGGAAGGTGTTCCCTGCTCGTGGGCCGAGCCGCAAGGGGTAAGGCCTATTTCCGCCTGCAGTTCGAGCAGGGCCCGGCGGAAGTCGGCCTCCTTGAGGGCCGGCTTGCCCCCGGTGACGGCGTCGCCGAGGCCGCGGGCCAGCGCCGCGTAGTCGATGGCGGTGACCAGTTGTCGGTGCTCATCCCGGATCCGAATGCCAATCTGGAAGCCGAGCGCGTAGCCCATGTCGGCAGCCGATCCGCCGGGCTTCGCGGCATTCGCCGGGGCCGCGCCGTGCTCACAGACAGGCACGTCCGCCTGACGCGCATGCCGGGCACCGGCATGCCGAGTTCGAGAAAATCACCGCCGCCGAGTTCCTCCCCGCGCTCCTCGGCCGTCCGCAGCCCGGGGCCGGCGGGACGCGGGCGCATCAGCCGGCGCGGCCGAGGAAAAACAGGAACGAGTCGGCGAGCGCCAGCCACGAGGCCTCGATCACGTTCTCGCTGACGCCCACCGTGCCCCACACCCGTTCGCCGTCTGTGCTCTCGATCGACACCCGGACCTTGGCCGCCGTCCCTTCCTGGGCATTGATCACGCGAACCTTGTAGTCGAGAAGATGCATGCGGGCGACCGCCGGGAAGGCCGGCGCGACCGCCTTGCGAACGGCGGCGTCGAGGGCGTTGACCGGGCCGTCCCCCTCGGCCACCTCGTGCCGCTCCTCGCCCCCGACCTGGAGCTTGACGGTCGCCTCGGTGCGGACGTCGCCGCCCGAGCGGCTCTCGACCGCCACGTTGTAGGCGAGCGTGGTGAACGCGGGGTGGAAGGTGCCGGCGCAGCGATCGACGAGGAGGTCGAACGACGCGTTGGCGGCCTCGAACTGCCAGCCCTCGTTCTCCAGCCGGCAGACCTCCGCCAGCACGGCGTCGAGCAGGGCCCGGTCGTCGCGGACGTCGGGACGGGTGACGAGGGCGGCGATGTTCGACCGCCCGGAGAGCTCGCTGACGAGCACCCGCCGCGAGTTGCCCACCGCCTCCGGGGCGATGTGCTCGTAGGATGCCGCCGCCTTGCTCACCGCATGGACGTGCATGCCCCCCTTGTGCGCGAAGGCGCTCGCGCCGACGAACGGCTGGCTCGCCCGGTAGGTCATGTTCGCCGTCTCGTAGACGAACCGCGACAGCTCCGTGAGGTGCCTGGTGCCGGCGTCACCGAGGAGGGCGTGCCCCGGGCACTTGAGCGCCAGGTTGGCGATCACCGAGATCAGGTCGGCGTTGCCGCAGCGCTCGCCGATGCCGTTGATCGTCCCCTGGACCTGGGCCGCCCCGGCCGCGACGCCGGCCAGCGAGTTGGCCACGGCGAGGTCGCAGTCGTTGTGGCAGTGGATGCCGAGCGGCACGGACAGGCCGGCCGTGGCGACCGCGGCCGCCGCGGCGCGGACGAGGGCCGCGATCTCGTCGGGGAGCGTGCCGCCGTTGGTGTCGCAGAGGACGATCCGCGTGGCTCCGGCCCGGGCGGCGGCCAGGATCGTCTCCGCCGCGTAGCCGGGGTCGAGCTTCCAGCCGTCGAAGAAGTGCTCGGCGTCGTAAAACACCTCGCGGCCGGCGGTGCGGAGGTGGGCCACGGTGTCGGCGATCATCGCCAGGTTTTCCTCGCGCGACACACCGAGGACTTCGGCCACGTGGAAGGCGGAGGTCTTGCCGACGATCGTCACGACCGGCGTGCCGGCGTCAAGCAGGGCCTGCATGCCCGGGTCATCGGCCGCCGCCATCCCCCGGCGCCTGGTCATGCCGAAGGCGACGACCCGCGAGCGGCCGAGGTCGAGATCGCGGACGCGGGCGAAGAACTGGGCGTCCTTCGGATTGGAGAGCGGATAGCCCCCCTCGATGAAGTCGATGCCCGCCGCGGCGAGTCGCCGGGCGATCGCCAGCTTGTCCTCGAGCGAGAAGTTGATTCCTTCTCCCTGACTGCCGTCACGGAGCGTGGTGTCGTAGATCTCGATCGTGCGCATGAAGACCACTTGCTACCGAGAGCATTCCACAATCGATGGAACGCGCCGCCGGATCGGGGACGTCGTCGAGAATACTTGGCCTGCGGGGCGACGGCAAACGTTCTCGTGCCACGGGGCCGCGACGCGATCAGTCGTCGTCCCCGGCATCATCCTCGGCGTCGTCGGCGTCCGCGTCGTCTTCAGCGTCCTCCCACTCGTCGCCGTCGTCGTCCGCAACGGCATCGGCATCGACGTCGTCGTCCTCGTACTGCTCGTCATCCGACTCCGCGTCGTCGCGGTCGGCATCGTCATCCTCGTCCACGTCGTTGCCGGCCAGCATCGGGGCCGGGGCGGGGTGCGGCTTGATCTTGAGTTTGCGCGGAGCCGGGTCGGGGGGCAGGGGGGCGGCGCCGGTCCGGGCGGCCCATTGCTCCATCGTGACCAGCACCTCGCGGGCCTGCGAGCCGGCGTACTGGCCGACGACGCCGTCCTCCGCCATGAAGTCGATGAGGCGGGCCCCGCGGCCGTAGCCCACGCCGAGGGCGCGCTGGAGAAGCGACACGCTGCCCCGGCCCTCGCGGATCACCACCTCGACGGCCGCCTCGTAGAGGTCGTCCTTGTCCTTCGGACTCGGCCCCGCCTTGGCCCCCTCGCCGGCCGCCGCCGCCGGCTGGAGGTTGACCAGTTCCGCCGCGTACTGCGGCTCGCTCGTGCCGATCGCCGCCATCACGCCATTGATCTCGTCGTCGCTGACGAACGTTCCCTGGCCGCGCAGGATCTGGCTCGTGCCGGGAGACAGGAAGAGCATGTCGCCGTTGCCGAGGAGCCGGTCGGCGCCGCACTCGTCGAGGACGACGCGGCTGTCGGTGCGGCTGGCGACCTGGAACGCGATCCGAGCGGGGAGGTTGCTCTTGATCAGGCCCGTGATCACGTCGACCGTCGGCTTCTGCGTGGCGAGGATCAGGTGGATGCCCACCGCCCGGCTCTTCTGGGCGAGGCGGATGATGTGCTGCTCGATCTCCTTGCCGGCGGTCATCATCATGTCGGCGATCTCGTCGGCGATCATGACGATGAACGGCATCGTGGTCGGGATCGCGGCCGCCTCCTCGGGGCCCGGCGGATCCATCCGCCTGAGGATCTCCTCGCGGCCGAGCTGGTTGTATTGCGTCAGGTGGCGGACGCCCACCTTGGCGAGCAGGGCGTAGCGCTCCTCCATCTTCTCCACCGCCCAGGCGAGAATCGCCTCCGCCTTGCGCATGTCGGTGACCACCGGATGCATCAGGTGCGGCAGCGACTTGTAGGGGGTGAGCTCGACCATCTTCGGGTCGATCATCAGCATGCGCACCTCGTCCGGCCGGCGGGTCATGAGCATCGAGACGATGATCGAGTTCAGGCACACCGACTTGCCCGTGCCCGTGCGGCCGGCGATGAGAAGGTGGGGGAGGCTGGCCATGTCGACGACCATCGGATTGCCCGCCACGTCCTTGCCGAGGTAGATCGGGATCTTCATCGCCCGACTCTTGGCCTGCGTCTCCTCGATCACCTCGCGGAGCCGGACCATCTGCCGGGTCGTGTTGGGAACCTCGATGCCGACCGAGTTTTTCCCCGGGATCGGCGCGACGATCCGGACGCTCGGCACGCGGAGCGCGATCGCCAGGTCGTCGGCGAGGTTGGCGATCTTCGCCAGCCGCAGGCCGGCCTCGAGCTCGATCTCGTACTGCGAGATGACCGGGCCGGTCTCGATCTCGACGACGCGGACCTTGAAGCCGAAGTCGGCGAACGTCTTTTCGAGCACGCGGGCCCGCTCGCGGACTTCCTGCTCCTGCTCCTCGAGCTGGAGGTGCTCCGTGGGGAGGAGGAGGTCGAGCGCGGGGAGCTCGTAGTCGGCGGACGGGTCGGGCGTCAGCTCGAGCGGCTCGGGCGCCCGGCGCCGGCTGGAGAGCGTGCGGATCGGTACGGCCGGGCGGGCGGGTGCCGCCGCGGGCTCGTCGGCCTCGTTGTCCGCCGCGACACTGTCGCTCTCGTCCTCGATCCCTTCGTCGACCGATTCGTCGTCCGTCTCGTCCGCGACCGGCGGCGGCAGGAGCGGCGGCCGGCGGCGGACGCGGATCGTCGGGCCGGGGCTGGTCTCGTCATCGTCGGCATCATCCGCGCTGGTGTCGATCCCATCGTCCTCGTCATCCTCGGCGTCCTCGGCGTCGTTCGACGTCCGGGCAAACCGGCCGCGCAGGCCGGCGAAGGGGGCCGGCGCCAGGTCGGCGGCGTCGGCACGAGACCGGCGCAGGCCGGCGACAGCGGAGCCCGCGGCCCGCAGGCCGCCCAGGCAGCGGCGAACGAATGCGACCAGGCCGCCCGCCGCTGCGAGTGGCAACGGATCGAAGGCGATGAACAGGCCGGCGGCGCTGACCGCCGCAAGCACGATCGCGGCCCCGGTCCGCGCCAGATACGCCTCAGCGAGGAATCGCCCCATCGCTCCGATCCGGCCGCCCGGCCCCCACAATGGCCGTTCGATCCAGTCGGGGAGAAACAGGGCGAGGAGGGTGCAGATGCCGACGAGAACCACGATTCCGGCGGCCGTCCGCAGCGGCAGATCGGGCAGGGGCCGGCGCCGCAGCAGCGCCGCATCGATGGCCACGAGACCGACGACGAGGCACCAGGCGGCGAGCCCGAGCGATTCGAAAAGTCCGGTGGCGGCGACGGCGCCGATGAATCCGCAGGCGTTGGCAGCCCGGGCGTGCGGTGGAAACATCCGCGCGGCCGGCGGGTCGGCCGGATGGAACGTCGCCAGCGCCACGACGAGGAACAGGCAGGTGGCGAGCAGGCCGAGGGCCGTAACGTCGCGGACCCGGTCGCGCGGCGCCCGTTCCGGCATTGCCGGGGCGGCAGCGGCCGGCAGGCCGAATGGGCGGCCAGCGGCCCGGGGCGAGGAGCCGGCTGAAAAACGCTGATCGACGGCGCGGTCGGCGATGGCCATGAAACGACGGTCCTACGGGCGGAGACGGTCCCTGTTCGCAACTCTACAGGGGGTTTCGCGGGCAGGACGGGGCCGGAGGCCGCCGCACGGCCGCCGATCGTGCCGGCCAGAGCGGTGGTATGGCCTGGGGAAGCACGGCCGGCGCATCCGCGTCGCAGGTGAACCTCGTGCGTGACGCCGGTCGGGGGAGCCCGCGCCCCGATCCGCTGGCTTGCCGGTATCTTGTCGTCCGCGAGGATCACGCAGAAGCCGGATGCGGCATGGCCCCTCGATCCTCCGCACCTGATCGCCCGGTCGCCCAGAGGTGTCGCGATGAACCGCGTTCCGACCGCCAAGCACGCCCCGTTCGCGGACGAGCGGGCCGCCGCCCGCTGGTGGCTCGACAACGTCTACGCCGGCGATGACGCCGTCCAACTCACGCCCCGGGCCGTCGTCAGCGGGATGGCGATCGGCGGCCTGATGTCGGTTTCGAACCTGTACGTCGGCCTGAAGACGGGCTGGGGCCTGGGCGTCACGATCACCTCCTGCATCATCGCCTATGCCGTGTTCAAGTTTCTCGAGCAGGTCGTGCCGGCCTATCGCAACCGACCGTTCTCGACGCTCGAAAACTACACGATGAGCAGCGCCGCCAGCGCCGCCGGCTACATGTCGAGCGCGGGGCTCGTGTCGGCGATCCCCGCCCTGTACCTGACCACCGGCCGGCTGCTCACATGGTGGGAGATGGGCCTGTGGCTCGTCGCGCTCTCGCTGCTCGGCGTGTTCATGGCGATCCCGCTCAAGCGGCAGTTGATCAACGTCGATCAGCTTCCCTTTCCGTCCGGCATCGCCACCGCCGAGACGCTCGCCAGCATGCACGGCGCCGGCGACGAGGCCGTCGTCAAGGCCCGGTCGCTGTTCGGCGCCGCAGTTCTCGGGGCGGTCGTGGCCATCGGCAGGGACCTCGTCGCCGGCATCAAGGCGATCTCGGCCTGGGCGATCCCCAGCGAGATTCCCTTCGGCCCGTTTCCTCTCGCCGCCGACCTGCTCAAGAAGTACACGATCGGCATCGAGGGCTCGCTGATCATGGTGGCGGCGGGCGCGATCATGGGGCTGCGGGTGGCGGCTTCGATGCTCGTCGGATCGCTCCTGTTCTACGGCGTCATCGGCCCGATCCTCGTGGAACGGGGCATCGCCGCGCCGGGCTACCGCGGGATCGTCTCCTGGGTGCTCTGGCCATCGACGGCGATGATGGTCACCTCGGGCCTGCTCTCCTTCGCCCTCAAGTGGCGGACGGTGCTCCGCGCCTTCGGCGGCCTCGGCCGGCTGTTCGGCGGCACGGCCGATCACGACGACCCGCTGGCCCACGTCGAGGTGCCGGCGAGCTGGTTCGTGGCCGGCACGCTGGCCGCCGGAACGGCCTGCGTGATTCTCGGCCACTGGCTGTTCGGGATCACGTGGTGGATGGGGATTCTCGCCGTGCTCGTGACCTTCTTCCTGTCGATCGTGGCGGCCCGGGCGACCGGCGAGACCGATATCACGCCCATCGGCGCCATGGGCAAGATCACGCAGTTGATCTACGGCGTCGTCGCCCCGTCGAACATCACCACGAACCTGATGACGGCCTCGATCACGTCCGGGGCCGCCTCGCACGCCGCCGACCTGCTCACCGACCTGAAGAGCGGCTATCTGCTCGGCGGCAATCCGCGGAAGCAGACGATCTCGCAGCTCTTCGGCGTGCTCGCCGGCACGCTGGTGTCGGTGCCGGCCTACCTGTTCGTCGTGCAGCGCGACCCCGGCCGGCTCGGCACCGAGGCGCTGCCCGCGCCGTCGGCGAAGGTCTGGGCGGGGGTGGCCGAGCTGCTCGCGAAGGGAATCGACGCCCTGCCGGCCGGGGCGCTGGAGGCGATCGTGGTCGGCGGCCTCGTCGGCATCCTGCTCACGCTGCTCGAGGAGTTCGGCCCGCGGGCGTGGCGGCCTTGGCTCCCCTCGACCACGGGCCTGGGCATCGCCGGCGTGATTCCCGCCTTCAACTCGTTCGCCATGTTCGCCGGGGCGCTCGTCGCCTGGCTCTTCGCCCGGGCCAATCCGCGGGCCGCCGAGACCTACACCGTCCCGGTGTCGAGCGGCCTGATCGCCGGCGAGAGCCTGACCGGGGTGGCGATCATCCTCGTGCTGGAAGTGCTCCGGGCCGCCGGCTGGAACTGACGCCCGGCAGTCCGGGAAGCATCGGCTGCACCCCGTTGACACCCCGGCCAACGCGGGTCGCTGCGCGGTGCCATCGCATCGGAATTGACACCTCTGCCTGCCAGGACGGCGACTTGCGGGGCGGGCCGCGTCAGCCGACGCCGAGGAAGTTCGGCCGGAGCCGATGGCCCCCCGACGGATGCCGCCTGAGAATCCCCACGAGGCTGCCGGCGGCATCGACGGCGGCGAGCGTCTCCGCCGCATCGGCCTCGAGCGCGAGCATCATGCCGCGAGCCGCGCGGGCGAGGGCGTCCCCCTCGAGCACCAGCCGGGGCAGGTGCCCGACCGCCGCGGCGGGAGAGACGACCGCGGCCGCAATCGACTCGGGGCTCACGGCCGCCAGCGGCACGGCCGCTGACCGCGTGAACGGCCCGACGGCGACGCGGACGAGCGACTCCATGACTCCGCGCGTGCCCAGCGACTCGGCCAGATCGCGGCCGATCGCACGGACGAACGTGCCCGACGAGCAGACGATGTCGAGGCCGAGCCGCGGCCAGTCGTAGCCGGTGATCTCCAGCCGCTCGATCCGCACCGGCTTCGGCGCCAGCGGCACGGGCCGGCCCTGACGGGCGAGCCGGTAGGCCCGCTTGCCATCCACGTGCACGGCCGAGTAGTCGCAGGGCCGCTGGAGCACGGTGCCGCGAAACGCCGGCAGGGCGGCCTCGATCGTCTCCCGGTCCGGCCGCTGGAGCGGCTCGGCGACGACGACCTCCGTTTCCAGGTCGTCGGACGGGCTGGAGCGGCCGAGGAGAAACGTCGCCGTGTAGTGCTTGGGCAGCTCGTGAAGGAAATCGACGAGCCGCGTCGCGGCGCCGAGGCAGACGAGGACCACACCCTCGGCCAGCGGGTCGAGCGTGCCGGCGTGCCCGGCCGCTCGCGTGCCGAGGCAGCGGGCGACGACGTCCACGACACGGCGCGACGTCACACCGGCCGGCTTGTCCACCGCCACGACGCCGTCGCGGGTCAGGAGCGCTGCACGCTCCGCGCCGGTCGCATCGGCTGCCGCGGAGTGTGTGTCGGAGGGTTGCATGGGGTTGTAGCGCGGGCGTGCGGAAGGCGCGGAGCGGCGGAACGCTGGCGTCATTCGCGACGCATCACTCCGCGACGCCGTGGATCGGAAAGGCATACAGGTCGGCCACCTCGGCCGCGGTCCGGTCCGCCAGCCGGACGCGGTGCCGGAGGGCTGCCGGGTCGTCCACGGCACCGGCCACGAGCCGGTCGAACTTCAGGTCCACGACCGCGGCCGTGCGGCCCGCATCGGACCGGGCATGACCGAGCGGAAACTGCACGAGCCCGCCGTCGAGGCTGCCGAGGGTCGCATGCTCGACGACGACGCTCGTGGGGATGCCCGCCGGATAGAGGGCGTCGTAGCCGGGGCCGCCATGCTCGATCGCGATCCGGGCGATGACCGCGGCCACGGCCGGGTCGGCGATCGCGGCATCCGAATAATCATCGGGGAGGAGCATGAGCGACTCCCAGTCGCACACGCCGCCTGACGCCGCCGCGGCCCGGGCCTTGAGGAGCGTCCGCGCCAGGATGTAGGGGAGCGAGTGGTCGGCCGACTGCCGCGTCGTCGGCGTGCGTTTGGCCGGATCGGCGATGATCGAGTAGGCAGGCTCGTAGATCCGCACGCGGATCGCGGTCACTGCATCGAGGTCGCGGGCCAGCCCCGGATGCCGGGCGAACAGATCGCAGAGCGACTGCAGTGCACCGGCCGACTGGTGCTCGTAGAGCCCGAGCTTGAAGTGCATGGCATGAATCGCGAACGCGTCGCCGGCGACGCCGAGTTCGAGGTCGAACGGGCTCTCGCCGGCGGGGCAGGGCTCGTTGAGCCGGTAGATCGCCAGCGGGTTGCGGAACACGTCCCGCGGGCCGACGAATCCGGCCAGCGCCCGCCGCCCGCTCGTCACGGCCGCCTCGGCGGCCAGCGCCGCTGACGCCCCCTTGCTGTCGGAGAGTTGGTGCCCGGCCCGGATCGCGCGGAAGGGGACATAGTGAGCCACGACCATCCCGATCGCCGACTCGATCTGGTCCTCCGTGCCGCCGCGGGCGGCCGTGTAGGCCGCGGCGCAGGCGACCGCGCCGTGGTGCACGTGATCGATCGCGTACTTCCGCAGGGCGAACACCTCGGCCAGCCGGCCGCGGATCTCGTCGATGAGAAGCATGACCCGCAGCGTGGCGGCGCCGTCGAGCCCAGCCTCGCGGGCCGCGGCCAGGGCCACCGGATAAAAATCGTTGTGGCCAAACTCCCCGGCGGTCCGGCCGCGGCCGGGGTCGTAGCCAAAATTCGTGCCGTTGGAATCCCACTCGCGAACGGCCGAGGCGTTGGCCGCCACCGCCTTCGCGACGGCGCAGGGCCGAGCCGAGCCGAAGCAGATGCCGCCGCGCGAGCCGGCCGCGGGGGGGCTCGCAAGGGCCTCGCTCCGGAGCACCGTCGGCGCGTTGGCACCGAGCGCCAAGGCCGACACGCCGCAGCCGACGCTGTCGAGATGAAAGCGCTCGAGGAGGGCGAGCGTCGCCGGGCCGACGTGAGGTGCGTCGCCGCGAAGAAATTCCCGCGCGTAGCGGGCCAGGCCGCGGGCCTGGTTGCTCGTCCGCGGGAGCATGGTCGTGGCGGCGTCGACCGCCGAGGGAGATGCGGAAGTGGTCGTCATCCAAACGATTACACCGCCGCACCGCCACCGGCGACAAGCGGAGTGCGTTGCCCGGCGGATTCTCGGGCGGCCGTTTGCACATTGGCCGGCAGGCCGTCTATGTTTGAGGGATTCGCGGTCCGCCAGAACCGTCCCCGCCTTCTCCTTCGGAGCCATCCCCGTGAGTTTTCGCAAGTCGCTCAACGCCGAGGTCGCAGCGGCCCTCGACGAACAGGTCCGCATCGAGGCCTCGGCCGCGTTCCTCTACTTCTCGATGGCCTCGTGGGCGAGCGTCCGCGGCCTGTCGGGCATGGCAAGCTGGTTTCGCGGCGAGGGTCAGGGGGAGTTGACCCACATGAACCTGTTCGTCAAGTATCTCAACGACCGCGACCACCAGGCGAAGTTCGCCACCATCGAGGCCCCGCGGGCCACGTGGGACAGCCCCATTGAGGCATTCGCCCAGGTCCGGACCCAGGAGCATGAACTCCTGCAGCGGATCGACGACCTGATCGGCATCGCCGACAAGCACAAGGATCACCTCACGCACGGGTTTCTCTCGCAGTTCGTGCCGGAGCAGATCGCCGACACGGCCGAGGCGGACGACGTCCACGACCGGCTGATGCTCGTGGGCGGCGATGGCCACGGCCTGATCCTCATCGACCAGGAACTCGGCCGGCAGGCGGCGGCCGAGCCGGCCTGACGCAGGGCCGAGCCCGCCTGACAAAGCCCGGTCGCCATC
It includes:
- the leuA gene encoding citramalate synthase, producing MRTIEIYDTTLRDGSQGEGINFSLEDKLAIARRLAAAGIDFIEGGYPLSNPKDAQFFARVRDLDLGRSRVVAFGMTRRRGMAAADDPGMQALLDAGTPVVTIVGKTSAFHVAEVLGVSREENLAMIADTVAHLRTAGREVFYDAEHFFDGWKLDPGYAAETILAAARAGATRIVLCDTNGGTLPDEIAALVRAAAAAVATAGLSVPLGIHCHNDCDLAVANSLAGVAAGAAQVQGTINGIGERCGNADLISVIANLALKCPGHALLGDAGTRHLTELSRFVYETANMTYRASQPFVGASAFAHKGGMHVHAVSKAAASYEHIAPEAVGNSRRVLVSELSGRSNIAALVTRPDVRDDRALLDAVLAEVCRLENEGWQFEAANASFDLLVDRCAGTFHPAFTTLAYNVAVESRSGGDVRTEATVKLQVGGEERHEVAEGDGPVNALDAAVRKAVAPAFPAVARMHLLDYKVRVINAQEGTAAKVRVSIESTDGERVWGTVGVSENVIEASWLALADSFLFFLGRAG
- a CDS encoding 2-methylcitrate dehydratase, with the translated sequence MLPRTSNQARGLARYAREFLRGDAPHVGPATLALLERFHLDSVGCGVSALALGANAPTVLRSEALASPPAAGSRGGICFGSARPCAVAKAVAANASAVREWDSNGTNFGYDPGRGRTAGEFGHNDFYPVALAAAREAGLDGAATLRVMLLIDEIRGRLAEVFALRKYAIDHVHHGAVACAAAYTAARGGTEDQIESAIGMVVAHYVPFRAIRAGHQLSDSKGASAALAAEAAVTSGRRALAGFVGPRDVFRNPLAIYRLNEPCPAGESPFDLELGVAGDAFAIHAMHFKLGLYEHQSAGALQSLCDLFARHPGLARDLDAVTAIRVRIYEPAYSIIADPAKRTPTTRQSADHSLPYILARTLLKARAAAASGGVCDWESLMLLPDDYSDAAIADPAVAAVIARIAIEHGGPGYDALYPAGIPTSVVVEHATLGSLDGGLVQFPLGHARSDAGRTAAVVDLKFDRLVAGAVDDPAALRHRVRLADRTAAEVADLYAFPIHGVAE
- a CDS encoding peptide transporter codes for the protein MNRVPTAKHAPFADERAAARWWLDNVYAGDDAVQLTPRAVVSGMAIGGLMSVSNLYVGLKTGWGLGVTITSCIIAYAVFKFLEQVVPAYRNRPFSTLENYTMSSAASAAGYMSSAGLVSAIPALYLTTGRLLTWWEMGLWLVALSLLGVFMAIPLKRQLINVDQLPFPSGIATAETLASMHGAGDEAVVKARSLFGAAVLGAVVAIGRDLVAGIKAISAWAIPSEIPFGPFPLAADLLKKYTIGIEGSLIMVAAGAIMGLRVAASMLVGSLLFYGVIGPILVERGIAAPGYRGIVSWVLWPSTAMMVTSGLLSFALKWRTVLRAFGGLGRLFGGTADHDDPLAHVEVPASWFVAGTLAAGTACVILGHWLFGITWWMGILAVLVTFFLSIVAARATGETDITPIGAMGKITQLIYGVVAPSNITTNLMTASITSGAASHAADLLTDLKSGYLLGGNPRKQTISQLFGVLAGTLVSVPAYLFVVQRDPGRLGTEALPAPSAKVWAGVAELLAKGIDALPAGALEAIVVGGLVGILLTLLEEFGPRAWRPWLPSTTGLGIAGVIPAFNSFAMFAGALVAWLFARANPRAAETYTVPVSSGLIAGESLTGVAIILVLEVLRAAGWN
- the truB gene encoding tRNA pseudouridine synthase B, whose amino-acid sequence is MQPSDTHSAAADATGAERAALLTRDGVVAVDKPAGVTSRRVVDVVARCLGTRAAGHAGTLDPLAEGVVLVCLGAATRLVDFLHELPKHYTATFLLGRSSPSDDLETEVVVAEPLQRPDRETIEAALPAFRGTVLQRPCDYSAVHVDGKRAYRLARQGRPVPLAPKPVRIERLEITGYDWPRLGLDIVCSSGTFVRAIGRDLAESLGTRGVMESLVRVAVGPFTRSAAVPLAAVSPESIAAAVVSPAAAVGHLPRLVLEGDALARAARGMMLALEADAAETLAAVDAAGSLVGILRRHPSGGHRLRPNFLGVG